A region of the Larus michahellis chromosome 4, bLarMic1.1, whole genome shotgun sequence genome:
GGGAAATGGATGTGCAGGTCGCAGAGGAACACGATGCTGTGCCCGTCCTACGGGAGGGGACAGACACAAGCGGGAGGATCAGGGCGAAAAGGCGCAGCGAGGCGAGAGCCGGCTCCTCTCCCCCGGCTCACCTCCACCGTGTCCACGCCGGCCTGCAGCCCCGCCGAGCGCTCGAAGTTCCCCGTGCGCCGCAGGTACTGGTAGCTGAGGAGAGGACAGGGCGGTTGGTGCTGGTGACCCAAAGGGACGCAGCCAAGAGGGGGACAGGAACCACCAGCGAGGAGAGGGGACCTTCTCAGGAAGGGGGTCAGGTGCCTACAACTCATGCCAACGGGCCCCCTGCGGAGGCAGAGGAGGTTTCTCCATCCCCAACTCCTCCGCGTGGGAAACAAGTTCAAACCCccgaaaaggaggaggaggagaggggcagcgAGGCAGGGACCCAcgccaggctggggaaggagcagcaggtgGTGTGAGCACCACTGGGATGGCCTGTCCCACCACGAGGAGCCCCGCAGACCCCCCTCGGCAGCCtcggggggagcagggtgggaccCAGAGCTcgtgtggggtggtggggtgggttACCGGGGCAGTTGGGCGTCCCGCAGGGCTTTCTCCACGTCCATGTCATCGCTGTCAAAGTCCACCAGGATGACATTGAAGTTGGCGTCCTTCGTAGCCGCATACAGGCGGGCCATGTCCGAGATGAACTGCTGGACCCAGCGGGCTTGGTTCTTCACTGCCAGACACAGCCACAAACGTCCCTCAGGCTCACCACGGGGGTCCCAAGGGCACCCCCTTCCCCAACCAAACCAACGCCCCTTCTGATGAGAAGCGAGAACCTCAGCATCTCATGAGACGCGAGAACCTCATTCCCCTTGGGCCACCCTGGAGGATACAACCAGGGTTGCCTTCCTCCCACCggaggatgctgagggcagagggagcagcagggacccTGGAGAGACGCGTCCTGCTGTCACCTACCGGGTACCACGAAGTGCACCATGACGTCCTGCTTCCAGCTGAGCCGCAGGGGCCGGCACAGGATGGGTTTTCCATAGAGGATGCTCCAGGCGCTCGGCTGGGGCTCGGTGGCCCCCAGCGCTGGCCCTTCGGGGTTGGCCTCGGCACTGTCGTCCTGCTTGCCCTGGTGCAAGAGGACGTAGACGTACTCGGAGAGCCGCACCGTCCGCTGGCCCCGCTccgccagctccagctccagcaggtaGCGGTTCCCCCGGGCCGTGTCCCGACGCTTCTCCACGTTGACGATCCTCAGAAGGGTGTAGATGCTACAGGTAAAAGAGAAGCACTTGAAAGCACCACCACCGTGGGCTCTGCTCCCCACAGCTCAAGGGGTTGGCCTGAACCCACCATCCAGCTCACCTGGCCCCAGGGAGCCAAGCGGGATGGAGGCACGTAcccccaacctcccgcccgcgccccgctccctccctACCCTCCATTCTTCTCGTTGAGCTTCTCCATGTACTGCGCCACCACGTCCACCACCTCGCTCTCGCTCAGCTGCAGGTTGCCCGACACGTTGCAGCGCAGGTCGTTCCAGTCAGAGCGCAGGAGCTCGAAGTCCACCGAGCTGACGCTGAACGTCCTCTGCCAGTTGATGGAGtcctccagccagctctgctgcagctccccagTCTCGTAGCTGTAGTCCGacacctcttcttcctcctcctcctcctcctcctcctggccctttccctcctcctgctgggacGCCGTCGTTTCTGACATCTTCAGAAAGGATGTCACCCGCGTCCCCTCCGAGCGGGTCGCCTCGGAGGAGTTGTAATCGGTGGTGGCCACTgtcctgcccggggcaggggtcGTGTCCTCATGGGTCTCCCTACTGAAGAGCCCTTCGGTGcccagggagaggaggctgggcaGCGCCCGCCGCTCCATCCCCGGCTTGGATGGACGttcccacctcctgccacccGCCCGCATGCTCTTCCGCCTGGGAGGGTCCCTCTCCTTGGAGATGTTGCTCAGGAACCAGGGGCTCCGGCGGCCCGGGATGGCACGGAGCTTGCTGGAGGCGACGGGATGCTTCTGAGGGGTCCTGGAGCGAAGATGGACTTTCTTCAGAGGTTTTGGGTAAAGGAAGATGCCAGGGAAGACGGGCTCCTGGGCTGGGGCTTTGCGCTTCCCCGGCTGCAGCCTGGTCACGTAGACCTTCTCCTGGGCTTTCCGGGGCTTTTTGTCCTCCCTGGCTGCTCCAGCCTTGCTGGGACCCGGCGTTCTGGCTTTGCCACCAAAGATGGGAGCAGAGAGGTGGGGCTGGAGGCTCAGAGCCCCGCCATGCTTCGAAGacgccagcagccccagctcatCCTCCTCGCCCTCGCCGGGATCCTGGGGCAACCAACTGAGCATCCGCCCACGGACCTGCTCCGGCGTGGGGCCTGCGTCCTCCTGGCCGTGGAGGTCCTTGGGGACGGCCGCCGGGCTGGCGCTGGCCTGGCTCCATCTTGCCGGCTGCCCCGGCGTGCTCGTCTCCTCCCGGGCCTGGCCCTGCCTGCGGCGAAAGCTGTAATAGTCCAGGTCGTCGCCGTAATGCCCCGTGACTGGCGGGGTCTCTTTCCCTTTGGCTCCGGGTACCGGCGCAAAGCTCTTCTCCTTGGCCTCGGGAAGCGGGTCTGTGGGCTCAGGGCTgtccactccttcctcctcctcctcctcctcatcctctaGGAAATCTAGGGAGCAAGGCCAGAGATAAATACCCCGAGGGTCCCAGCTGCTCAGCACGCCCCCTGCAGCGTGCTGGCCCCAGACAAGGAGGCAAAGCTTGTCTCCAGCAAGAGATCGACCCGCGAGCGGCCGCTGGGCGAGGGAGAGCGCGCTGGGGGCACTCAGGGATGCCCACCGGGGCTGGCAGCTCCAGGCTCTGCCCACTGACCCCTCCGAGCCTTGGTCCCATCTTGGCACCACTCTAACTCCATCCGGGAGCAAACCCTCCCTGCCAGGGCTTTGCCAAGCCGCAAACCAACAGCAAGGCAGGCTCGGAACAGCGCAGGTCCCCATGAGCATCCCCGGACTCCATGGACATCCCCAGACTCCACACCGTATCCAGACGGATCCTGCTGCCCACTGACCAGGCCAACCCAGGAGATGCAGGCGCACGGCTTCAAGAGGCAGGGAAGGCGAATCCCAACCCCAGCATCCTGCTTCCCGTATCCCGCAGCGCTCTGTGGCTGAGCCGAGCGGGATGCGTGACTGTGGAGCACAGGGGACTGCTCGGAGACAAgcggctccctgcagccctgccctcctcGAGCCCCCCGGCGTGGCTGGAGGCCCCCCGAGGAGCTGCATCCAGGGACGGGTGGGTCGGTGGCGAGGGCGCCGGGGGCTCAGCCCGTGCCGAGCTGCTGAGAGATGCCCGAAAGCTGCCAGCGGTGACTCACTGTCGGGGCTGAGGAAGAGAAACGCTCGCTGGCGCggatcctcctcctcttcatccatCTTCATGTACTTATAGAAGCCAAACCTGGGAGACAGAGAGGAGAGATGAGGTCCCGGAGATAAGGCAGGGGTGTAACGGAGGGACGTGCTCGCACACACGTGAGCCCACGCAGGGAGGAACATCCCCAGCTGCAGCGCAGGCGCCCGGGCACAGCCCGGCTCCAAAGGGAGCTGGGATTCCCAAAATCCAGGAGCACTGCC
Encoded here:
- the B4GALNT4 gene encoding N-acetyl-beta-glucosaminyl-glycoprotein 4-beta-N-acetylgalactosaminyltransferase 1 isoform X1 → MPRLPVKKLRKQLKLLLLLVLLTFAVWFTYLHISLVRQGRALRLHFAYGRDGERLGEVTDPGRRPAAAQASARQRKAEDSSESREEEPMNDGQDLDGWFSRGQRSDRAPAHPNLNLTKQPLPWSEQYKGKANLHVFEDWCGGAVRHLRKNLHFPLFPHTRTTVKKLAVSPKWKNYGLRIFGYIHPFKDGDFQFSVASDDNSEFWLSSDDSPSNSRLAAFVGKLGTEWTAPGEFTKFSSQVSKPLRLMSSRRYYFELLHKQDDRGSDHVEVGWRVFLPSLKFEVIDSSCISLYTDESSLKMNHVEHIPQTLASHSGSYLWEAQQDEHGADMLKPDPRDTFFLTPAIEASRVENVLVPCAYSPTYVVKDFPIARYQGLQFVYLSFVYPNDFTRLTHMETENKCFYRESPLYLEKFGFYKYMKMDEEEEDPRQRAFLFLSPDNFLEDEEEEEEEGVDSPEPTDPLPEAKEKSFAPVPGAKGKETPPVTGHYGDDLDYYSFRRRQGQAREETSTPGQPARWSQASASPAAVPKDLHGQEDAGPTPEQVRGRMLSWLPQDPGEGEEDELGLLASSKHGGALSLQPHLSAPIFGGKARTPGPSKAGAAREDKKPRKAQEKVYVTRLQPGKRKAPAQEPVFPGIFLYPKPLKKVHLRSRTPQKHPVASSKLRAIPGRRSPWFLSNISKERDPPRRKSMRAGGRRWERPSKPGMERRALPSLLSLGTEGLFSRETHEDTTPAPGRTVATTDYNSSEATRSEGTRVTSFLKMSETTASQQEEGKGQEEEEEEEEEEVSDYSYETGELQQSWLEDSINWQRTFSVSSVDFELLRSDWNDLRCNVSGNLQLSESEVVDVVAQYMEKLNEKNGGIYTLLRIVNVEKRRDTARGNRYLLELELAERGQRTVRLSEYVYVLLHQGKQDDSAEANPEGPALGATEPQPSAWSILYGKPILCRPLRLSWKQDVMVHFVVPVKNQARWVQQFISDMARLYAATKDANFNVILVDFDSDDMDVEKALRDAQLPRYQYLRRTGNFERSAGLQAGVDTVEDGHSIVFLCDLHIHFPPNILDSIRKHCVEGKLAYAPIVMRLSCGSSPREPNGYWEVNGFGLFGIYKSDFDRVGGMNTEEFRDRWGGEDWELLDRVLQSGLEVERLRLRNFYHYYHSKRGMWNARSKKPPKD
- the B4GALNT4 gene encoding N-acetyl-beta-glucosaminyl-glycoprotein 4-beta-N-acetylgalactosaminyltransferase 1 isoform X2, producing MPRLPVKKLRKQLKLLLLLVLLTFAVWFTYLHISLVRQGRALRLHFAYGRDGERLGEVTDPGRRPAAAQASARQRKAEDSSESREEEPMNDGQDLDGWFSRGQRSDRAPAHPNLNLTKQPLPWSEQYKGKANLHVFEDWCGGAVRHLRKNLHFPLFPHTRTTVKKLAVSPKWKNYGLRIFGYIHPFKDGDFQFSVASDDNSEFWLSSDDSPSNSRLAAFVGKLGTEWTAPGEFTKFSSQVSKPLRLMSSRRYYFELLHKQDDRGSDHVEVGWRVFLPSLKFEVIDSSCISLYTDESSLKMNHVEHIPQTLASHSGSYLWEAQQDEHGADMLKPDPRDTFFLTPAIEASRVENVLVPCAYSPTYVVKDFPIARYQGLQFVYLSFVYPNDFTRLTHMETENKCFYRESPLYLEKFGFYKYMKMDEEEEDPRQRAFLFLSPDNFLEDEEEEEEEGVDSPEPTDPLPEAKEKSFAPVPGAKGKETPPVTGHYGDDLDYYSFRRRQGQAREETSTPGQPARWSQASASPAAVPKDLHGQEDAGPTPEQVRGRMLSWLPQDPGEGEEDELGLLASSKHGGALSLQPHLSAPIFGGKARTPGPSKAGAAREDKKPRKAQEKVYVTRLQPGKRKAPAQEPVFPGIFLYPKPLKKVHLRSRTPQKHPVASSKLRAIPGRRSPWFLSNISKERDPPRRKSMRAGGRRTVATTDYNSSEATRSEGTRVTSFLKMSETTASQQEEGKGQEEEEEEEEEEVSDYSYETGELQQSWLEDSINWQRTFSVSSVDFELLRSDWNDLRCNVSGNLQLSESEVVDVVAQYMEKLNEKNGGIYTLLRIVNVEKRRDTARGNRYLLELELAERGQRTVRLSEYVYVLLHQGKQDDSAEANPEGPALGATEPQPSAWSILYGKPILCRPLRLSWKQDVMVHFVVPVKNQARWVQQFISDMARLYAATKDANFNVILVDFDSDDMDVEKALRDAQLPRYQYLRRTGNFERSAGLQAGVDTVEDGHSIVFLCDLHIHFPPNILDSIRKHCVEGKLAYAPIVMRLSCGSSPREPNGYWEVNGFGLFGIYKSDFDRVGGMNTEEFRDRWGGEDWELLDRVLQSGLEVERLRLRNFYHYYHSKRGMWNARSKKPPKD